In Caldicellulosiruptor obsidiansis OB47, a single window of DNA contains:
- a CDS encoding GNAT family N-acetyltransferase: MIRCAKFSDLPQIAQIFREAFSDSIEFYFENRIKNSAIEDIFKVVLIAEPHGFLVYEDEENKKIAGYICVVRDIKKVWIAAILTLSFLKWTIKWLLGLYGFGIRAIWKILSNKLDFFRFQTRYASEVSAQILSIGTLKSYRGKSIGTKLVEAGLEFLKSKGVKEVKLEVRPDNLPAIKLYKKFGFYQIGMSQDPQGKWIVMKKNF, translated from the coding sequence TCTGATAGCATTGAGTTCTACTTTGAGAATAGAATCAAAAACTCTGCCATAGAAGACATATTCAAAGTTGTGCTCATTGCAGAACCTCATGGTTTCTTGGTCTATGAAGATGAAGAAAATAAAAAGATTGCAGGGTATATATGTGTTGTCAGAGACATCAAAAAGGTATGGATAGCTGCAATCTTGACCCTTTCGTTTTTAAAGTGGACTATCAAATGGCTTTTGGGCCTGTACGGTTTTGGCATAAGAGCTATATGGAAAATACTTTCTAACAAGCTTGACTTTTTCAGATTTCAAACACGATATGCAAGCGAAGTCTCTGCACAAATTCTTTCTATTGGAACGCTAAAAAGCTACAGAGGAAAAAGTATTGGAACAAAACTTGTTGAAGCAGGACTTGAATTTTTAAAATCAAAAGGAGTAAAAGAAGTAAAATTAGAGGTGCGACCAGATAATCTACCTGCTATAAAACTATACAAAAAATTTGGATTCTATCAAATTGGAATGTCTCAAGACCCTCAAGGTAAATGGATTGTTATGAAAAAAAATTTCTAA